In Juglans microcarpa x Juglans regia isolate MS1-56 chromosome 1S, Jm3101_v1.0, whole genome shotgun sequence, the genomic stretch TAGTTTATAggttttttttccaattttttgaaCCTTTTCCGATGATAGTAACTAGTTGCTCCGATCTGCTGCTTGCTGACCTATTTTGACCGCCACGCGCCTCTCCATTGGTCTCCCCAGCCGCCGATCTGTCAGACGAAGGTAGAAATCTGTCTAGATTAGTGGCGCGTATGGCTCACGCGCGGCTTACAGTGCGCGTAGGCCCCACGCACCACCACACTAGAAGGGGTTTCTAGCCATCACGCGCGGCACCACATTGGCCAACGGCCTCGGATCTTTCAGACCCGCCTGCTCCTTTCTTGCTTAGTGTGGCGCGTGCCTTACACGTGCCACTGCGATCGGTGGTGGCCTTTTGCCAGTGTATTGGATCTTCTAGTTGCTATTCTCTTATATTCCTACTTTCCCTAACCAGCGATCAAGATGATATGGTCGTGATAGTTTCTTATAGTTGGACCAGATCAACAAAATGCAGCGCACCCCTCTCGACTACGACTTTTAGTCGTAGGtttatagtctgtttatcagacTTTGTCAAAATCACTTTTGAGTGGCTTCCTCTTGTGAGACTGGATTGTCAAGCCTTTGacttaccctttttttttatctttatttttatttttatttggttctGCTTTTAGTTTGTTTTGGGAAGATTGTCGGAGACTCTCACCTCATTGAATCTTGTATCATTGTAATCACTTAGTTTATCTATGCTATAttaacttgtcaaaaaaaaaaaaaaaaaaaactagtgttatcactaataaagaatatctAGCTCACCGGCCCCTAACCCCAAACAAAAGGGATTCAGAAAAAGGATTCATAGCCATCATAATTAATCACATCATTTACGTcgtacatattaaataatatattatatagtcccattaattaatgagttcttCTATACAACCTCTTCCCTGTAGCTCAACCTCCGCACACCGCTtacgtgtattttttttttttaatgaaatgtgTGTTTTAACATGGTAAATCAAAGTTTTGGCATTTGCCCCGtgtccccccctcccccccagcTCCGTTCTCTTTTGTACAGCTTCGATGACAGCGAGCACAACACCTACGCTCAGGAGTGGACTCTGGATCACTTCTTCGTCCCTTGTGCTGCCAACCGTCCTTTCAAGCTCATCCTCGCCCACGCCAAGCCCACTCCTTCTTCCACTGTCGGCTTTGCCAGTCCTGGTACGCACTCTCACCCACGACGAATCTTTTCCCTTGTTTACGAACCACTGTTCCTAGTTGGGATTTTACATATATGATTTATTGAATGAGGCGGACTTcttattattttggaaaattgtaGGAGCGGCCGAGGTTTTGCCCTTTGTGGAGGCTGATTTGAAGAAGATCACTGCCCGGGTCGTTGAAAAGGCCAAGGAACTCTGCATCAATAAATCGGCAATATGTTTTCTTCTTTCGCTAGGATATTCTAATATGTTATTTGCATTTCAATTCAATGTTGAACAACATTGATTAGTGATTATCCAACTAGGCTTTACGTACATATCTATCTGGTGGATTAGGGAAAGAGAGTGGGGACCTAGACGGCTTGTGTTTGTGTGCATGTTGATGCCTGATCAGTGAACTGATGGGAGTTTCACCAGTATTGGGTTCCAATTAACCAACCaaagagttttcttttttaatacacATGGGGAACCCACAAAAATTGAGggaaataactaataaaatggTGACTTGAGATTGGATGTGGTGGCTACAGATTGGGATTTATTGCATGCTTTTGAATGACTATAAAGCATTTTTTAGACATCAAGATAGAGGATTTCGGTGATTGTTCAATCTCTAACCTGATACTGTAAGATTCTTTGCATTTTAGGGAGttcaatatgtttatattttagacttacttatcaatatatatatatatatatatattagacttGAATTGGTCAAACACTAATGACTAAGCTAAATTCTTCATTCCTTGAGGCTTTGAAGATGTGCTTCCATATCTTGAGCTTTAGTGCACAAGTCGTGGAATTCCTTAAAAGGTTCGAGGTATGGCCGGGCAATTGTGTGTGGGTAAATGGGTAATTTCAACCGGTATGTACAATCAAGGTTCAACATGCAAAGACAATAGAAGTTCAAAGGCTTGCTTTCCAACGAGAGGATTGATGCTCACTTGATAATGCATCTTTTATGGAACAATGTCACTGCAGCCGACAAATTTGAAGTTGAGAAATTTGAGATGTTTGAATTTGCGGTGTAAACTGTTTGGCATTGGGTTATATCCAAACTCGGTATTTTGCAGTTTGTAGTGGTTTGagaattattatatacaaacttggtgtaattattttgcttttaagaATAGATGGATGTGAGTGCGTTGGCGAATTATGGATTACAGATGAGTTCGAGAATTATTTTCCAGTTGATGAATGTAGTTTTGAATGTTGGAGttgatgaatgtaatttttgtCCAAAGCCTGTATAGGTTTTCTGTATTTCGTCATCATGGTTACGTTATGGACATTAATCTTTTCTTGTACAGACTTCAATTTACTTTTACAGATTTGGTTACGTTTTGGACATTGTTTTACTTCTACATAATTTGACATTATCTTGGTTAAGTTTAGGAATTGTTTTACTTCTGCATCCAgacttcaatttatttatttattatatataatgtattgcTTATGCTGGCCCGCTGGGTGAGGTTTGGTGATTAAATACATGTGGACCTTTGCATTTCGAATGAATAAGTTCAAGCTTGAATTTCCACACAGTCAAATAATGCATGTGAAGGTTTGGCATCTTTTTGAGGGACTTGAAATAAGTTACGAATTACcaacatagaaaaataaatataacataattgaATGAACACCAGAAAAGTCAGCTTAATATCTATAATAAGCTGCCATAATTCTTTGCGTTGAGCATATGGCATACATGTTAGGatccaaaaaatttatttacatttcaaACTAACACGATACAGTTATATATAGTGTGTGATGTTGGATGTTGAATAGCATAACCCATAGTTAAAATGATGGCACTGTTAGCTAGGTCATTCTACGGCCAAATTTTGGTATAGTTAATATCCTATTTGTATTAGGGGTAGTGGTCATTTGTCTTTGTGGGTCATGTTCGTGTTGTGTCAAGTCCTAAgcatttaactatataagtcaaTCCGAACTCGACCAGTTAAGCTAAACGtgttaaactttcaaacattaACCCTATCTATTTAAATAATGGGTCGTGCCATGTCacccattttgacccgtttaataattaattagaaataggtCAACACgacacaactcatttcaactcgtttcatgtaaatgggttgaactaacaCACATAAcccatttgacttgattaacataatttttcataaaatttaaaatctataattATTAGTAGtcataatatctaaaaaaattaataaaactacctactaacaaaaaatagtaacatttttcaaaatttaacttataataaaaccaatattacgaACCCAACAATAACAAATTGAGCATAGGTCTAGAGTTACAATtctaacaataaaaacataagcatattgagaaagACCATTATTACAACtcaacaacaattaaattttaatttaaaatttaaacggGTTATTGCGAGTTAATTTCGACTTAAGTGGGTTGATCAGTTATTAACCcgtttattaatcgtgtcttaacaggTCAACCTGTTTGGACCCAAACccatttatataattaaaacccaAACCTACTAATTTCA encodes the following:
- the LOC121247344 gene encoding uncharacterized protein LOC121247344, encoding MVNQSFGICPVSPPPPQLRSLLYSFDDSEHNTYAQEWTLDHFFVPCAANRPFKLILAHAKPTPSSTVGFASPGAAEVLPFVEADLKKITARVVEKAKELCINKSAICFLLSLGYSNMLFAFQFNVEQH